In Oncorhynchus gorbuscha isolate QuinsamMale2020 ecotype Even-year linkage group LG02, OgorEven_v1.0, whole genome shotgun sequence, a single genomic region encodes these proteins:
- the LOC124009925 gene encoding brain mitochondrial carrier protein 1-like has translation MANLNWKPFIYGGMASIVAEFGTFPIDLTKTRLQVQGQSQYMEVRYRGMFHALFKIGKEEGIKALYSGISPALLRQASYGTIKIGTYNTLKRLFVTHPEDETMVINVFCGVVSGVLSSSLANPTDVVKIRMQAQGSLLQGSMMSNFINIYQTEGTRGLWRGVIPTAQRAAIVVGVELPVYDITKKHLIKSGTMGDTILTHFISSFTCGLAGALASNPVDVVRTRMMNQRVLSGNPMYKGTLDGLMQTWKNEGFFALYKGFWPNWLRLGPWNIIFFITFEQLKKLPL, from the exons ATGGCCAACCTGAACTGGAAACCGTTCATCTACGGAGGGATGGCTTCGATTGTCGCAGAATTCG GTACGTTCCCCATAGACCTGACTAAGACGCGGCTGCAGGTGCAGGGCCAGTCCCAGTACATGGAGGTGCGCTACCGGGGCATGTTCCACGCCCTGTTTAAGATCGGCAAGGAGGAGGGCATCAAGGCACTGTACTCTGG GATCTCCCCAGCTCTCCTGAGGCAAGCCTCCTACGGGACCATCAAGATCGGGACCTACAACACACTCAAGAGGTTATTTGTGACCCATCCGGAAG ATGAGACTATGGTGATCAATGTGTTCTGTGGAGTGGTGTCTGgagtcctgtcctcctctctggcCAACCCCACTGATGTTGTCAAG ATCCGCATGCAGGCCCAGGGCAGTCTTTTACAAGGCAGCATGATGTCCAACTTCAtaaacatctaccagacagagggAACCCGTGGCCTGTGGAGG GGCGTCATCCCTACAGCTCAGCGGGCAGCCATCGTAGTGGGAGTGGAGCTTCCTGTCTATGACATCACTAAGAAGCACCTCATCAAGTCTGGCACTATGGGAGACACCATACTCACACACTTTAT TTCCAGTTTTACGTGTGGCCTGGCGGGGGCTCTAGCCTCCAACCCAGTGGATGTGGTGCGGACGCGTATGATGAACCAGCGAGTGCTGTCTGGGAACCCCATGTATAAAGGCACGCTGGACGGATTGATGCAGACTTGGAAGAACGAAGGATTCTTTGCCCTCTACAAGGGCTTCTGGCCCAACTGGCTGCGTCTGGGGCCATGGAACATCATT TTCTTCATCACGTTTGAGCAGCTGAAGAAACTCCCCTTATAG
- the LOC124009939 gene encoding glucose-dependent insulinotropic receptor-like has product MAAYNKTGWMGESGANLTAMMPGVRLILTPVVYTFMTPEMMGWVLSVASLLIISTNLLVVAALFQLMRRKGSQSWCFVLNLALADILVGLAITGIVTDVFQNYNTVNNGTIPITQPLLLMHSTQKTKCLLRMAFIISPSTASILSMFLISLDRYVAIKLPLRYSRLTGRWTVTGALVALWMVSLTVGFLPGMAWQLQQGDFESSSLCTFFSVIRPKGIIVVFCAVFFPVLSVFTYFYLDILKIACGHQRQIRQARQAGSRLPQRSRYWGHVKALRTVALLVGCLTLCWCPFFVVCAVQVLCEACELYKVLENDLWLLGLSNSLINPLVYACWQREVRLQIGALFCCVKDRVRNTAVSEASERCQTELRIPTHTVISVDVAMSLDPTFPTVTSEEGHTVPFSASTPL; this is encoded by the exons ATGGCAGCTTACAATAAGACAGGCTGGATGGGAGAGTCGGGTGCCAACCTCACTGCCATGATGCCAGGTGTGAGACTCATACTAACCCCTGTTGTATACACTTTCATGACACCAGAAATGATGGGATGGGTCCTGAGTGTGGCTTCTCTCCTCATCATCTCTACCAACCTACTGGTGGTGGCTGCTCTCTTTCAGCTGATGCGCAGGAAGGGCAGTCAGAGCTGGTGCTTCGTGCTCAACCTGGCCCTGGCAGATATCCTGGTGGGCCTGGCTATCACTGGCATTGTCACAGACGTGTTTCAAAATTACAATACCGTGAACAATGGAACTATTCCAATTACTCAACCGCTACTCCTGATGCACTCCACACAGAAGACCAAGTGTTTACTCCGCATGGCCTTCATCATCTCCCCCTCAACTGCGTCCATCTTGTCCATGTTCCTGATCTCTCTGGACCGCTACGTGGCCATCAAGCTGCCGCTGCGCTACTCCCGGCTCACTGGGAGGTGGACTGTGACTGGGGCCCTGGTAGCACTCTGGATGGTATCCCTCACCGTTGGCTTCCTACCAG GCATGGCATGGCAGCTCCAGCAGGGAGACTTTGAAAGCAGCAGCCTTTGCACCTTCTTCTCTGTCATCCGTCCCAAAGGCATCATTGTGGTGTTCTGTGCCGTCTTCTTCCCCgtcctctctgtcttcacctacTTCTACCTGGACATTCTGAAGATAGCTTGCGGCCATCAGAGGCAGATCCGCCAGGCCCGTCAGGCCGGCTCCAGGCTGCCCCAGCGTAGCCGCTACTGGGGCCATGTCAAGGCCCTGAGGACCGTGGCTCTGCTGGTGGGCTGTTTAACCCTCTGCTGGTGCCCTTTTTTTGTGGTGTGTGCAGTGCAGGTGCTGTGTGAGGCCTGTGAGTTGTACAAGGTGCTGGAGAATGATCTGTGGCTGCTGGGGCTGTCTAACTCCCTCATCAACCCTTTGGTGTACGCCTGCTGGCAGAGGGAGGTGCGGCTGCAGATCGGGGCCCTCTTCTGCTGTGTTAAGGACAGGGTCAGGAACACAGCCGTGTCAGAGGCTAGTGAGAGATGTCAGACAGAGCTGCGTATACCCACTCATACTGTTATATCTGTGGACGTTGCCATGAGCCTGGACCCCACCTTTCCTACGGTCACCAGTGAAGAGGGCCACACTGTACCGTTTTCTGCCTCAACCCCCTTGTGA
- the LOC124009945 gene encoding RNA-binding motif protein, X-linked 2-like isoform X2, producing MNPLTKVKLINELNEREASLGVKENVSWHSEYKDSAWIFIGGFPYELTEGDIVCVFSQYGEMANINLVRDKKTGKSKGFCFICYEDQRSTILAVDNLNGIKIKGRTIRVDHVLNYRPPKDNEDMDDITKRLREEGCAPKLPDPSSSESEEEEQYAVPAKKPKKDKKEKKKKEKALKEDRKQRERLAQTHSVSPPRPALAVRVKQEEEDLGYDKYSQRGVPEEWLGAREERPGPGAEPQNTHRQVDRGFRNRHGEREGEREKPREDEKRKDGGLQLESKRTGRKERENQDRDRERDRTREGERERDNERNRARDWDREKDRKRETERDRSSKHKEHSRERDQRRK from the exons ATGAA TCCCCTAACCAAGGTGAAACTGATCAATGAGCTGAATGAGAGAGAGGCCTCATTGGGGGTGAAGGAAAATGTGTCATGGCACTCTGAGTATAAGGATAGCGCCTGGATTTTCATCG GTGGGTTTCCATATGAGCTGACGGAAGGTGACATCGTCTGTGTCTTCTCTCA GTATGGAGAGATGGCCAACATCAACCTAGTGCGTGATAAGAAGACGGGTAAATCCAAAGGCTTCTGCTTCATCTGCTACGAGGACCAGAGGAGCACCATCCTGGCTGTGGATAACTTAAATGGGATCAAG ATAAAGGGGCGGACCATCCGAGTGGACCATGTGCTGAACTACCGCCCTCCCAAAGACAATGAGGACATGGATGATATCACCAAGCGCCTGAGGGAGGAGGGCTGTGCCCCCAAACTACCTGACCCTTCATCCTCCGAGTCCGAAGAAGAGGAGCAGTACGCCGTACCCGCGAAGAAGCCCAAGAAAG acaagaaagagaagaagaaaaaggagaAGGCTCTGAAGGAGGATAGGAAGCAGAGGGAGCGGCTAGCCcagactcactctgtctctccccctaggCCTGCCCTGGCAGTGAGGGTGAAGCAAGAGGAGGAGGACCTGGGCTATGACAAGTACAGCCAGCGGGGGGTGCCAGAGGAGTGGCTGGGGGCCAGGGAAGAGAGACCAGGGCCTGGGGCAGagccacagaacacacacaggcaggtagacagagggTTCCGAAATCGCcatggggagagggaaggagagcgagagaagccCAGGGAGGATGAGAAGAGGAAAGATGGAGGACTGCAGTTGGAGAGCAAGAGGAcaggcaggaaggagagagaaaaccaagaccgggatagagagagagacagaactagggagggagaaagagagagggacaatgAGAGGAACAGAGCGagggactgggacagggagaaagacaggaagagagagacagaaagagacaggtcaAGTAAGCACAAAGAACACAGTCGGGAGAGAGACCAAAGGAGAAAGTAA
- the LOC124009945 gene encoding RNA-binding motif protein, X-linked 2-like isoform X4 yields the protein MYQTLYHGPLTKVKLINELNEREASLGVKENVSWHSEYKDSAWIFIGGFPYELTEGDIVCVFSQYGEMANINLVRDKKTGKSKGFCFICYEDQRSTILAVDNLNGIKIKGRTIRVDHVLNYRPPKDNEDMDDITKRLREEGCAPKLPDPSSSESEEEEQYAVPAKKPKKAYACPYYNPISTMGHSVHISKPLTHTTPYRWSAICPAQLKLEFIRGEHTPSACQ from the exons ATGTATCAGACCTTATACCACGG TCCCCTAACCAAGGTGAAACTGATCAATGAGCTGAATGAGAGAGAGGCCTCATTGGGGGTGAAGGAAAATGTGTCATGGCACTCTGAGTATAAGGATAGCGCCTGGATTTTCATCG GTGGGTTTCCATATGAGCTGACGGAAGGTGACATCGTCTGTGTCTTCTCTCA GTATGGAGAGATGGCCAACATCAACCTAGTGCGTGATAAGAAGACGGGTAAATCCAAAGGCTTCTGCTTCATCTGCTACGAGGACCAGAGGAGCACCATCCTGGCTGTGGATAACTTAAATGGGATCAAG ATAAAGGGGCGGACCATCCGAGTGGACCATGTGCTGAACTACCGCCCTCCCAAAGACAATGAGGACATGGATGATATCACCAAGCGCCTGAGGGAGGAGGGCTGTGCCCCCAAACTACCTGACCCTTCATCCTCCGAGTCCGAAGAAGAGGAGCAGTACGCCGTACCCGCGAAGAAGCCCAAGAAAG cttatgcctgcccatactataaccccatctccaccatggggcactctgttcacatcagcaaaccgcttacccacacaacgccatacaggtggtctgccatctgcccagcacagttgaaactggaattCATCCGTGGAGAGCACACTCCTTCAGCGTGCCAGtga
- the LOC124009945 gene encoding RNA-binding motif protein, X-linked 2-like isoform X5 — MYQTLYHGPLTKVKLINELNEREASLGVKENVSWHSEYKDSAWIFIGGFPYELTEGDIVCVFSQYGEMANINLVRDKKTGKSKGFCFICYEDQRSTILAVDNLNGIKIKGRTIRVDHVLNYRPPKDNEDMDDITKRLREEGCAPKLPDPSSSESEEEEQYAVPAKKPKKGLPWQ, encoded by the exons ATGTATCAGACCTTATACCACGG TCCCCTAACCAAGGTGAAACTGATCAATGAGCTGAATGAGAGAGAGGCCTCATTGGGGGTGAAGGAAAATGTGTCATGGCACTCTGAGTATAAGGATAGCGCCTGGATTTTCATCG GTGGGTTTCCATATGAGCTGACGGAAGGTGACATCGTCTGTGTCTTCTCTCA GTATGGAGAGATGGCCAACATCAACCTAGTGCGTGATAAGAAGACGGGTAAATCCAAAGGCTTCTGCTTCATCTGCTACGAGGACCAGAGGAGCACCATCCTGGCTGTGGATAACTTAAATGGGATCAAG ATAAAGGGGCGGACCATCCGAGTGGACCATGTGCTGAACTACCGCCCTCCCAAAGACAATGAGGACATGGATGATATCACCAAGCGCCTGAGGGAGGAGGGCTGTGCCCCCAAACTACCTGACCCTTCATCCTCCGAGTCCGAAGAAGAGGAGCAGTACGCCGTACCCGCGAAGAAGCCCAAGAAAG gCCTGCCCTGGCAGTGA
- the LOC124009945 gene encoding RNA-binding motif protein, X-linked 2-like isoform X1 encodes MYQTLYHGPLTKVKLINELNEREASLGVKENVSWHSEYKDSAWIFIGGFPYELTEGDIVCVFSQYGEMANINLVRDKKTGKSKGFCFICYEDQRSTILAVDNLNGIKIKGRTIRVDHVLNYRPPKDNEDMDDITKRLREEGCAPKLPDPSSSESEEEEQYAVPAKKPKKDKKEKKKKEKALKEDRKQRERLAQTHSVSPPRPALAVRVKQEEEDLGYDKYSQRGVPEEWLGAREERPGPGAEPQNTHRQVDRGFRNRHGEREGEREKPREDEKRKDGGLQLESKRTGRKERENQDRDRERDRTREGERERDNERNRARDWDREKDRKRETERDRSSKHKEHSRERDQRRK; translated from the exons ATGTATCAGACCTTATACCACGG TCCCCTAACCAAGGTGAAACTGATCAATGAGCTGAATGAGAGAGAGGCCTCATTGGGGGTGAAGGAAAATGTGTCATGGCACTCTGAGTATAAGGATAGCGCCTGGATTTTCATCG GTGGGTTTCCATATGAGCTGACGGAAGGTGACATCGTCTGTGTCTTCTCTCA GTATGGAGAGATGGCCAACATCAACCTAGTGCGTGATAAGAAGACGGGTAAATCCAAAGGCTTCTGCTTCATCTGCTACGAGGACCAGAGGAGCACCATCCTGGCTGTGGATAACTTAAATGGGATCAAG ATAAAGGGGCGGACCATCCGAGTGGACCATGTGCTGAACTACCGCCCTCCCAAAGACAATGAGGACATGGATGATATCACCAAGCGCCTGAGGGAGGAGGGCTGTGCCCCCAAACTACCTGACCCTTCATCCTCCGAGTCCGAAGAAGAGGAGCAGTACGCCGTACCCGCGAAGAAGCCCAAGAAAG acaagaaagagaagaagaaaaaggagaAGGCTCTGAAGGAGGATAGGAAGCAGAGGGAGCGGCTAGCCcagactcactctgtctctccccctaggCCTGCCCTGGCAGTGAGGGTGAAGCAAGAGGAGGAGGACCTGGGCTATGACAAGTACAGCCAGCGGGGGGTGCCAGAGGAGTGGCTGGGGGCCAGGGAAGAGAGACCAGGGCCTGGGGCAGagccacagaacacacacaggcaggtagacagagggTTCCGAAATCGCcatggggagagggaaggagagcgagagaagccCAGGGAGGATGAGAAGAGGAAAGATGGAGGACTGCAGTTGGAGAGCAAGAGGAcaggcaggaaggagagagaaaaccaagaccgggatagagagagagacagaactagggagggagaaagagagagggacaatgAGAGGAACAGAGCGagggactgggacagggagaaagacaggaagagagagacagaaagagacaggtcaAGTAAGCACAAAGAACACAGTCGGGAGAGAGACCAAAGGAGAAAGTAA
- the LOC124009945 gene encoding RNA-binding motif protein, X-linked 2-like isoform X3: protein MSVCRYGEMANINLVRDKKTGKSKGFCFICYEDQRSTILAVDNLNGIKIKGRTIRVDHVLNYRPPKDNEDMDDITKRLREEGCAPKLPDPSSSESEEEEQYAVPAKKPKKDKKEKKKKEKALKEDRKQRERLAQTHSVSPPRPALAVRVKQEEEDLGYDKYSQRGVPEEWLGAREERPGPGAEPQNTHRQVDRGFRNRHGEREGEREKPREDEKRKDGGLQLESKRTGRKERENQDRDRERDRTREGERERDNERNRARDWDREKDRKRETERDRSSKHKEHSRERDQRRK from the exons ATGTCTGTCTGCAGGTATGGAGAGATGGCCAACATCAACCTAGTGCGTGATAAGAAGACGGGTAAATCCAAAGGCTTCTGCTTCATCTGCTACGAGGACCAGAGGAGCACCATCCTGGCTGTGGATAACTTAAATGGGATCAAG ATAAAGGGGCGGACCATCCGAGTGGACCATGTGCTGAACTACCGCCCTCCCAAAGACAATGAGGACATGGATGATATCACCAAGCGCCTGAGGGAGGAGGGCTGTGCCCCCAAACTACCTGACCCTTCATCCTCCGAGTCCGAAGAAGAGGAGCAGTACGCCGTACCCGCGAAGAAGCCCAAGAAAG acaagaaagagaagaagaaaaaggagaAGGCTCTGAAGGAGGATAGGAAGCAGAGGGAGCGGCTAGCCcagactcactctgtctctccccctaggCCTGCCCTGGCAGTGAGGGTGAAGCAAGAGGAGGAGGACCTGGGCTATGACAAGTACAGCCAGCGGGGGGTGCCAGAGGAGTGGCTGGGGGCCAGGGAAGAGAGACCAGGGCCTGGGGCAGagccacagaacacacacaggcaggtagacagagggTTCCGAAATCGCcatggggagagggaaggagagcgagagaagccCAGGGAGGATGAGAAGAGGAAAGATGGAGGACTGCAGTTGGAGAGCAAGAGGAcaggcaggaaggagagagaaaaccaagaccgggatagagagagagacagaactagggagggagaaagagagagggacaatgAGAGGAACAGAGCGagggactgggacagggagaaagacaggaagagagagacagaaagagacaggtcaAGTAAGCACAAAGAACACAGTCGGGAGAGAGACCAAAGGAGAAAGTAA